From a single Pseudomonas sp. A34-9 genomic region:
- a CDS encoding TcdA/TcdB pore-forming domain-containing protein, with translation MLEPLGLFKQTLEQVLGDGRVRRNVQPSPSQNPGADLSHIYDRVEELQSRMQSSAALIKTKAVPVPKTLHFVWLGGGGGDIQRDYLNVWKQVLGGQGYHFNLWYDSDALLAYQTNRIIVEAAKADALAQAATTITEDQLATRYEERAIVLKQQMFAHINAAVAKGESADAARIDLLVSGYGQDAAALQALRQNNLRSVQGMAGGALQLRDLEGAAAPVQLQDIYQREMRLRGNLAAASDVVRAEALYQEGGSYADVDNLPPLVSHLAGIELETLGGDARLGILQVLLNHNPEWMPSRQPSSSYFERIPLEHRPAVEAFAKTRPVLSQVFQAPTDLLARPFELRAVAERSSISNAFLMAHAGSETLQAFIERIRFNYQLVDATTHLAVQRGIALTDADALLPLALAVLEKTYGALRDLPEEEEILAGSLAGAAASYFSDGIRRQSEGTIYLTGPSAMRDGMRDYAKAHLTPAHAERVRAEAAIARYASVNRATEEELDHSWKDNGNDPFKWVEDEQARWQQGQYKARYQGDMAQLLKGSTIEFEQGWPVIEGRAVLLTDILQRLVDGLGERFVQAMNQGHEGAITFEQPLPLSFADRQSIRHQADDVLAPAFLSDARIQTLGLDEVLVALGHGELDIVQTTPLQRLSLGLLTGMDSLHSQNFVQLSGELDNLANSVRDLGASSRYAVIERRLYTRMDPAFLEGLASDLAEPAAALGALDLKKTALMKARTLQQWGRYVTQIQQVATLEHRLRIGEQVHRVLGQLEVSRVYSVPQDLLRGGIGETLGGRCYPLTLMMSAAMTQGETASRRLRERFYLASLEPAQSDSIAFVQALEEMRGTPLGEVGTSLNRADLAQVTTALEGHTTTRTLMLNSDNHSMLVAKTVVGEQIAYHFYDPNFGVFEFENAAMFKRALEHFFRNVGMAKYYAAYGAATRPTFDLIELHGARIAALPLSGGFDVAKVLSQEALAGQSSRPLRQRLNSAHGRSLVENAHLGRSLLGLDGHWWGQQIAHATAALQELHASATPLVPLFDTLEVTTEGKYRLSLIDPSKPERVVEVLSEDHRLLRIKAWLSEQFSTLARKPPSPTGVVDPTEAGSVHTLNAGFTIQALMNALRGREGDDRSLTIAVRLHAYVNYAQLAHGNVMDVLGLIKLVRIALNEEKLIARTVSPVVAEALGHVANEGVGALLGLANVGFDVYQLSTAENAVEKAQFGTQLAFDAASLALTAGGVGAALVGASTAAAVLGGAGVILGGLAVGVAALAQGFAGIARDAQAVGQFFADMERVYRGVGYRLDATFDAWTVPPSLLVQKIDLNAATLLLDSPKLYPLRDHFGVADYDLDYARAIDIRQQLGLPGRIGFAPPAGKAIVLPCTPQTCYGYEYKALPFASSRHDHGFDTARRLEKKQADDQWLFLFSFYSFPSHYILQRLLPDYRATVIEVELDPVERTLVVPTLPGAWKGKVSYRISGGGASCTLVLNPGANIELLAPSLQQCRWVLQAGKVHERDIRIERFGEVHIGDVHVTLTGQGRHSLLIHTADQQLFSVDLARQQLAIIEQSAPVGLDEQALLRHYQALAREHRLALPYTAIHDWLIPFESPQHPRYTTAWYDAQEDRFLYIRNDNVGDTEEAQLALVTGGFAYFYVPDSYDIWQVDAVSGLLKYRYRLVLAEGESTLGALQVDSQGVIHFVQSVNDAHGPRQLGYLIHDGQLFLSSVTHDLQRELQASLFARPTLSDWSVVLGKYLTPRPVPDMDGFATVDWQPAAYVSVSWKFEADKREIAWVRRHDQLLIHPQPLPHHVRGWSDSIKNLSDLVLMPMTDEGEGEVFFIYNRLDQTLCRQQRTVVQGQAQWLHRWVTPEGLAQVVAVEGGYLILDNEGRFFNLTAQGDVQLAGLGEQWLKDRPQWWRALEPIAKRYPVNSFAIVGLRNLAGDGNLSAWFVNNRLLLCDLGHDKEVRLLGVTPDNRSVWLFDVSSGEIWSQAFVEPQSLDQAFGKGVQLLRSDLLPIPAQPWSDWRFANVAIDGSGLAATTVAGVTLKLRDQVPVVVSAVNRNWVKAQGEPLVERLQALLKGVEHEDFVKVASAPQSLQWYDAQNARLLSIKDKILPSDFAMLGTQTQAKVLLHARQESKVQIYPGRQSLGPFDYVQRDAQVLSIEGRNRLDDLMPLIPDDVTTLVLRLGQGHVTCQLSKAAWRRLDSLIVDCRHVLGEGPTVPGKLIWDFDAPDDLLFEVIGDHLVIIDPETEHSLIFRDVCSTDPALRGEVFLAFKKQQSHAISSWVQRLQAATPRSASVTFKALMAEPAIAG, from the coding sequence TTGCTTGAACCCCTGGGCCTGTTCAAGCAGACGCTGGAGCAAGTGCTGGGTGATGGTCGTGTCCGGCGCAATGTGCAACCGTCACCGTCGCAAAACCCTGGGGCGGATCTTTCACACATTTACGACAGGGTCGAAGAACTGCAGTCGCGGATGCAATCCAGTGCGGCGTTAATTAAAACCAAAGCGGTCCCTGTGCCGAAGACTCTGCACTTTGTCTGGCTCGGCGGCGGGGGCGGCGATATTCAGCGTGATTACCTCAATGTCTGGAAACAGGTGCTGGGGGGGCAGGGTTATCACTTCAATCTCTGGTACGACAGCGACGCACTGCTGGCTTATCAGACCAACAGGATCATCGTCGAAGCGGCGAAAGCCGATGCGCTGGCACAGGCAGCAACAACCATCACGGAAGACCAGTTGGCCACGCGTTACGAAGAGCGCGCGATTGTTCTGAAACAGCAGATGTTTGCGCACATCAATGCCGCCGTGGCGAAGGGTGAATCAGCTGACGCGGCGCGTATTGACTTGCTGGTGAGTGGTTACGGCCAGGATGCCGCAGCACTGCAAGCGCTCAGGCAAAACAACCTTCGCTCGGTGCAAGGCATGGCTGGCGGCGCTCTGCAATTGCGTGATCTTGAAGGTGCTGCCGCACCGGTGCAATTGCAGGATATCTACCAGCGCGAAATGCGCTTGCGCGGCAACCTGGCGGCGGCGTCCGACGTGGTGCGGGCAGAAGCCCTGTATCAGGAAGGGGGCAGCTATGCCGATGTCGATAACTTGCCGCCGCTGGTGAGTCACCTCGCCGGGATCGAACTCGAGACGCTGGGCGGCGATGCCCGACTGGGCATTTTGCAGGTGCTGCTCAATCACAATCCAGAGTGGATGCCGAGTCGTCAGCCTTCGAGCAGCTACTTCGAACGCATTCCGCTGGAGCACCGGCCGGCCGTGGAAGCCTTCGCCAAAACCCGTCCGGTGCTGAGTCAGGTTTTCCAGGCGCCGACCGATCTACTGGCCCGGCCGTTTGAGCTGCGCGCAGTTGCTGAACGCAGTTCGATATCCAATGCTTTCTTGATGGCGCATGCCGGATCCGAAACGCTGCAAGCCTTCATCGAGCGCATTCGCTTCAATTACCAGTTGGTCGATGCCACGACGCATCTGGCGGTGCAGCGCGGCATCGCCTTGACGGACGCCGACGCCTTGCTGCCGCTGGCGCTGGCCGTTCTGGAAAAAACCTACGGAGCGCTGAGGGACCTGCCCGAAGAGGAAGAGATTCTCGCAGGCTCTCTCGCCGGTGCCGCTGCGAGTTACTTCAGCGACGGCATCCGGCGTCAGAGCGAAGGCACCATCTACCTGACCGGCCCAAGCGCAATGCGCGATGGTATGCGCGATTACGCGAAGGCACATTTGACCCCCGCGCACGCCGAGAGGGTGCGCGCCGAGGCAGCCATCGCGCGCTATGCCTCGGTCAATCGGGCCACCGAAGAGGAACTCGATCACTCCTGGAAAGACAACGGCAACGACCCCTTTAAATGGGTCGAGGACGAGCAGGCACGTTGGCAACAAGGGCAATACAAGGCCCGTTACCAGGGCGATATGGCGCAATTGCTCAAAGGCTCGACCATTGAGTTCGAGCAGGGCTGGCCGGTGATCGAAGGGCGTGCGGTGCTGCTGACCGACATCTTGCAGCGTCTGGTTGATGGACTCGGCGAGCGCTTTGTGCAGGCAATGAACCAGGGGCATGAAGGGGCAATCACCTTTGAACAACCACTGCCGCTGAGCTTCGCCGACCGCCAGTCGATCAGGCATCAGGCGGACGATGTGCTGGCGCCGGCGTTTCTCAGTGATGCGCGAATCCAGACCCTGGGCCTGGACGAAGTCCTGGTCGCGCTCGGCCACGGTGAACTGGACATTGTCCAGACAACCCCATTGCAACGCCTGTCACTGGGCCTGTTGACCGGCATGGACTCGTTGCACAGCCAGAACTTTGTGCAATTGAGCGGTGAGCTCGACAACTTGGCCAACAGCGTTCGTGACCTGGGCGCTTCGAGTCGATATGCGGTCATTGAGCGGCGTCTGTACACGCGTATGGACCCGGCCTTTCTCGAGGGGCTGGCCAGCGACCTGGCCGAGCCAGCCGCCGCCCTTGGTGCGCTGGATCTGAAAAAAACCGCGCTGATGAAGGCGCGTACCCTGCAACAGTGGGGCCGCTATGTGACGCAGATCCAGCAGGTCGCCACCCTTGAGCATCGCTTGCGTATCGGTGAGCAAGTCCACCGGGTGCTTGGCCAACTGGAAGTGAGCAGGGTGTATTCGGTGCCGCAGGATTTATTGCGCGGCGGCATCGGCGAGACGCTTGGCGGCCGCTGTTACCCCTTGACCCTGATGATGAGCGCAGCCATGACCCAAGGCGAAACGGCCTCCCGGCGCTTGCGTGAACGCTTTTATCTGGCCTCTCTGGAACCGGCGCAAAGTGATTCGATCGCCTTTGTGCAAGCGCTGGAGGAGATGCGCGGCACCCCGTTGGGGGAAGTGGGCACGTCGTTGAATCGCGCCGATCTGGCGCAGGTCACCACCGCGCTGGAGGGCCACACCACAACCCGGACGCTCATGCTCAATTCCGACAACCACTCGATGCTGGTGGCCAAAACTGTCGTCGGCGAACAGATTGCCTATCATTTTTATGACCCCAATTTCGGCGTGTTCGAATTCGAGAATGCGGCGATGTTCAAGCGCGCGCTGGAGCACTTTTTCCGCAATGTGGGCATGGCCAAGTATTACGCCGCGTACGGTGCCGCCACCCGGCCGACGTTCGACCTGATCGAACTGCACGGCGCACGGATTGCTGCCTTGCCCCTGTCCGGTGGATTTGATGTGGCGAAGGTCCTCTCGCAGGAGGCATTGGCGGGGCAATCGTCACGCCCGTTGCGTCAGCGCCTGAACAGCGCTCATGGCCGATCGCTTGTCGAAAACGCGCACCTGGGCCGAAGCCTGCTGGGGCTGGACGGTCACTGGTGGGGGCAGCAGATCGCCCACGCGACGGCGGCGTTGCAAGAGCTGCATGCTTCGGCCACGCCGCTGGTGCCCTTGTTCGACACGCTTGAGGTCACGACCGAAGGCAAATACCGGTTGAGTCTCATTGATCCTTCAAAGCCTGAACGCGTGGTTGAGGTGCTCAGCGAAGACCATCGCCTGTTGCGCATCAAAGCCTGGTTGTCCGAGCAGTTCTCCACCCTGGCGCGTAAACCGCCGTCGCCCACGGGTGTGGTGGACCCGACCGAAGCCGGCAGCGTGCATACCCTCAACGCCGGTTTCACCATTCAGGCCTTGATGAATGCGTTGCGTGGCCGCGAAGGCGACGACCGCAGCTTGACCATTGCCGTGCGCCTGCACGCTTACGTCAACTATGCGCAGTTGGCCCATGGCAACGTGATGGATGTGCTGGGACTTATTAAACTGGTGCGCATCGCGCTGAACGAAGAAAAGCTCATTGCACGCACCGTTTCCCCGGTCGTTGCCGAAGCGTTGGGGCATGTCGCCAACGAAGGGGTGGGGGCATTGCTGGGGCTGGCCAATGTCGGTTTTGATGTCTATCAACTGTCGACCGCAGAAAACGCAGTCGAGAAAGCCCAGTTCGGTACTCAACTGGCCTTTGACGCCGCCAGCCTGGCCTTGACGGCAGGTGGTGTCGGGGCGGCATTGGTCGGCGCGTCCACCGCTGCCGCCGTGCTGGGCGGTGCCGGGGTGATCCTTGGCGGACTGGCCGTGGGTGTTGCGGCACTCGCTCAAGGGTTTGCCGGCATCGCTCGTGATGCGCAGGCCGTGGGGCAGTTTTTCGCTGACATGGAGCGCGTCTATCGCGGCGTCGGCTACCGCCTCGATGCCACCTTCGACGCGTGGACCGTACCGCCATCGCTGCTGGTGCAAAAGATCGACCTCAACGCCGCTACATTGTTGCTCGACAGCCCGAAACTCTACCCGCTACGCGACCACTTCGGCGTTGCGGATTACGACCTCGACTATGCCCGGGCAATTGATATTCGCCAGCAGTTGGGACTGCCCGGGCGGATCGGCTTTGCGCCACCTGCCGGAAAAGCCATCGTCCTGCCCTGCACACCGCAGACCTGTTACGGCTATGAGTACAAGGCGTTGCCGTTTGCCAGCTCGCGCCATGACCACGGGTTTGACACGGCCCGACGTCTGGAGAAAAAGCAGGCGGACGACCAGTGGCTGTTTCTGTTTTCGTTCTACTCGTTTCCTTCCCATTACATCCTCCAACGGCTGCTTCCCGATTATCGCGCGACGGTCATTGAGGTCGAACTTGACCCCGTCGAACGCACCTTGGTGGTGCCGACGCTGCCTGGTGCCTGGAAAGGCAAGGTGTCGTACAGGATTTCCGGGGGTGGGGCATCCTGCACGCTGGTTCTCAATCCCGGTGCGAACATCGAATTGCTCGCGCCGAGCCTGCAGCAGTGCCGCTGGGTGTTGCAGGCAGGCAAGGTCCATGAGCGTGACATTCGCATCGAGCGTTTCGGCGAGGTGCATATCGGCGATGTACACGTGACGCTGACCGGGCAGGGGCGCCACTCGCTGTTGATTCACACGGCAGACCAGCAACTGTTCAGCGTCGATCTCGCCAGGCAACAGTTGGCAATCATCGAACAGAGCGCCCCTGTAGGACTGGATGAACAGGCACTGCTCAGGCATTACCAGGCGTTGGCCCGGGAGCATCGTCTGGCGCTGCCTTATACCGCGATCCATGACTGGCTGATTCCGTTCGAATCGCCGCAACACCCGCGTTACACCACGGCCTGGTATGACGCGCAGGAGGACCGCTTCCTGTACATCCGCAACGACAACGTCGGTGATACCGAAGAGGCGCAACTGGCGCTGGTGACGGGCGGTTTTGCTTATTTTTATGTGCCGGACAGCTACGACATCTGGCAGGTCGATGCCGTCAGCGGGTTGCTCAAGTATCGATACCGCCTGGTCCTGGCCGAGGGCGAAAGTACCCTCGGCGCCCTGCAAGTGGACAGCCAGGGCGTGATTCATTTCGTGCAATCGGTCAACGATGCCCACGGACCTCGGCAACTCGGTTACCTGATTCATGACGGGCAGCTGTTTTTGAGTTCGGTGACCCATGATCTGCAGCGCGAGCTGCAGGCAAGCCTGTTCGCCCGGCCGACGCTGAGCGATTGGAGCGTGGTGCTGGGCAAGTATCTGACGCCTCGTCCCGTCCCCGACATGGACGGCTTCGCAACCGTGGACTGGCAACCGGCGGCTTACGTTTCGGTCAGTTGGAAGTTCGAAGCGGACAAACGCGAGATCGCCTGGGTACGCCGTCACGATCAACTGCTGATTCATCCACAGCCTCTGCCGCATCACGTGCGCGGCTGGAGCGATTCGATCAAGAACCTGAGCGATCTGGTACTGATGCCGATGACGGATGAGGGTGAGGGTGAGGTGTTTTTTATCTACAACCGTCTCGACCAGACACTTTGCCGGCAACAGCGAACCGTTGTGCAGGGCCAGGCGCAATGGCTGCATCGTTGGGTAACACCCGAGGGGCTTGCGCAGGTGGTGGCCGTCGAGGGCGGCTATCTGATCCTGGATAACGAGGGACGTTTCTTTAACCTGACGGCGCAAGGTGACGTGCAGTTGGCTGGCCTCGGCGAGCAATGGCTCAAGGATCGTCCTCAGTGGTGGCGGGCGCTGGAGCCGATCGCCAAGCGATACCCGGTGAACAGTTTTGCAATCGTCGGGCTACGTAACCTTGCCGGTGACGGCAACCTGAGTGCCTGGTTCGTGAATAACCGCTTGCTGCTGTGTGACCTGGGACACGACAAGGAAGTGCGCTTGCTTGGGGTAACCCCGGATAACCGCTCGGTGTGGTTGTTTGATGTGTCGAGCGGCGAGATCTGGAGCCAGGCGTTTGTCGAGCCGCAGAGCCTCGACCAGGCCTTTGGCAAGGGCGTGCAGTTGTTGCGCAGTGATTTGTTGCCGATACCCGCACAGCCGTGGAGCGACTGGCGGTTTGCCAACGTGGCCATTGACGGCTCGGGGTTGGCAGCAACCACTGTGGCTGGAGTGACCCTGAAGTTGCGCGATCAGGTGCCGGTGGTGGTCAGCGCGGTCAATCGGAACTGGGTGAAAGCACAGGGCGAGCCGCTGGTCGAGCGTCTGCAAGCCTTGTTGAAGGGTGTGGAGCACGAAGATTTCGTCAAAGTGGCGTCGGCGCCGCAAAGCCTGCAATGGTACGACGCACAAAACGCTCGACTGCTGAGCATCAAAGACAAGATTCTGCCCAGCGACTTCGCCATGCTCGGCACTCAAACCCAGGCCAAGGTGCTGCTGCACGCGCGGCAGGAGAGCAAGGTCCAGATTTATCCAGGCCGCCAAAGCCTTGGCCCGTTCGACTACGTCCAGCGCGATGCGCAAGTCTTGAGCATCGAAGGCCGTAACCGTCTGGATGATCTGATGCCGTTGATCCCTGATGACGTCACTACGCTGGTGTTGCGACTGGGTCAGGGGCACGTGACGTGTCAGTTGTCGAAGGCGGCCTGGCGACGGCTCGATTCGCTCATCGTCGACTGCCGGCATGTTTTGGGTGAAGGGCCGACGGTTCCCGGCAAGTTGATCTGGGACTTCGATGCACCGGACGATCTGTTATTCGAAGTCATTGGCGATCATCTGGTGATCATCGATCCGGAGACTGAACACAGCCTGATTTTTCGCGATGTCTGTTCCACTGATCCGGCGTTGCGTGGGGAAGTGTTCCTCGCGTTCAAAAAACAGCAATCTCACGCGATATCGTCGTGGGTGCAACGGTTGCAGGCAGCGACACCGCGTTCGGCCAGCGTGACGTTCAAGGCGCTGATGGCAGAGCCTGCCATCGCGGGTTAA
- a CDS encoding MarC family protein codes for MLHVLFSVYLKMLVLYSPFFVLSCFISLTRGYSRKEQRRLAWKVAIATLVSSVLLYLFGRVIFDVFGITVDAFRIGAGSVLFISALGMAQGKSVVQSDNVQQDVTIVPLTIPLTVGPGTIGALLVMGVSQPHWDDKLTAIMSIALASFTVGVVLYLSNRIERILGDQGLQIVSRLMGLFVCALAAQIIFTGVKGYLVP; via the coding sequence ATGCTCCACGTGTTATTCAGTGTTTACCTGAAGATGCTGGTGCTCTACAGCCCGTTCTTCGTGTTGTCCTGCTTTATCAGCCTGACCCGTGGTTATTCGCGCAAGGAGCAACGACGGCTGGCCTGGAAAGTCGCGATCGCCACGCTGGTCTCCAGCGTTCTTCTGTATTTGTTCGGGCGAGTGATTTTCGATGTGTTCGGCATTACCGTGGATGCTTTCCGGATCGGCGCCGGCAGCGTGCTGTTCATCTCGGCGCTGGGCATGGCCCAAGGCAAGTCGGTGGTGCAAAGCGACAACGTGCAGCAGGACGTGACCATCGTGCCGCTGACCATCCCGCTGACCGTCGGCCCCGGCACCATCGGTGCCTTGCTGGTGATGGGCGTCAGCCAGCCACACTGGGATGACAAACTCACGGCGATCATGAGCATTGCGCTGGCCAGTTTTACCGTTGGGGTGGTGCTGTATCTGTCCAACCGGATCGAACGGATTCTCGGTGATCAGGGCTTGCAGATTGTCAGTCGCTTGATGGGCTTGTTCGTTTGCGCACTGGCGGCGCAGATCATTTTTACCGGGGTCAAAGGCTATCTAGTGCCCTGA